The Nilaparvata lugens isolate BPH unplaced genomic scaffold, ASM1435652v1 scaffold6387, whole genome shotgun sequence region gctataatttctttatttatgaaccaattttgttagaactacatttgttagagcactccttgaggttgtgttgaacaccaattttcatttgtttcagtttaaaaatgccccctctcttgactgtggaagaacgagccaCAATAGCAGCTCCTTATGAGGTctggggatctgtggtgcgagtacaaaggtggtggagggctgaacgagggatccatgcaacactggatgcaaaaactgttaaaaatttccattccaaattactaacaacaggGAGTGTCGCAGATGAATGACGATCAgatcaggaagaccatcaacgtcaaggacagcagagaatgttgacagagttcgtgaaatgttcatgaggagCCCTAAGAAATCACTGCGTCAAGGATCTCGTGGAAGTGGTCTTTCACATTACTCTGTTGCAACGATTCTTGAGAAAGATCTCAgtgtttttgcatccagtgttgcatggatccctcgttcagccctccaccacctttgtactcgcaccacagatccccagacctcataacgagctgctattttggctcTTTCTcccacagtcaagagagggggcatttttaaactgaaacaaatgaaaattggtgttaaacacaacctcaaggagtgctctatctaacaaatgtagttctaacaaaattggttcataaatagAAAGATTATAGCTATATAAAAATAGGGAGAGACTTATCATACACTCTGTAGGACACACTATCACATAGGCTATACTATTCTGTGGACTGTATATTTACTAAAACGAGAATTTGGCactataactatagtgaggtccacgttataatggcagtgtttgattagcaatggtattgctatccttatttatcattcaaaaaGCGGaaaacgctatctctttctcgctttgctctgttgccagatcgtcttttaacaatttagaaatgataattaattaacaaaatatttcattctaattatgaatttattgaaaaatataatttattattttaaacgagaatgaaccgttaatattacatcaataaacctgtatcagctaccgtctatagaaggcattgacaagactgaggatcggcaactttgctcttctatctttctccactgccattataacgtggacctaactatagtagcatattattatgttaaatagttgtttcattttaaaaattcgactgagtcacagtcaatattgtagaaccgttccataatgatATAAAAACACGAAACCAtagtcctgtaccaaataaaactgtagaatttaatgatatatgtgtgtttttatttcattgtttcatttttAGTCCGACCTTGACACGAAAGCGAACCAACTATAGTAAgttattagattagatttctttatttatgtatgttacaatatttactggcttatacactaatttaaattaaatgacgataatgctaattattcaacgaattttacaaagtatagataattaatcaatgagattaaagattaaatgcaattagaataacgataatataaaattgtaatgtaacttcataaatcggcggtgtttcaacaaataattgtcgattcttcaAGAAGGATATAAagtaatatccttcccatcaacacacgaccgggagttCCACCGTTATGTGGAACtcgcaaaataaataataatcattgaggagaaattgaaaaatttgttaCTAACCATTTTGATCTTGTCAGCTTCCAAGGAGGTTTCAGCCGGAATGAGAACTTCTTTGGGACCAATTTGAACAACCATCGCTTCCAGATTGCTGAAATGTTCGTCATCAGGAAATTCACACAACGACATTGTATGAGCTGGGATGTCCACTGATGCTAGACCAATTATCTGCAAAATTTAttcgaatttcaaatttatctgTTCTTTGTACAAATTTATACACATAATATACAAGAGTATAATACACATAAATTTATAGAATCACTTaagcctagtttatacgatgccaattagCGAGACAGTTGTCTTTTGACAATATTGTCATCACGTGGTTGCAGATTGTCGGAGGCCAGGCCAGTTAAACGAGAAGATGTTTATACGCGGCCAACTATTGGCACGTCAGTTGACACCTAAACATGGCCGAGTTCTCGTCATCTGTTGTGACTGAACTGGCAAAACCAAGACAGCGCTACTGGCCTACACCGTTCTCACGGCGCCAATTGTTGCGACAACTGAGATTCCGAGTGGTGGGGGGCTCGCTGGGCCCAGCCTGTTGTTCTTAGTCTACTCCAGGAGACAGTTGAATTTCGGGCCAATCGTCAGGACAGTTGGCAAGACAATTGGCCTGAAGCGTTTATACgaagacaataatttcatgCCAGTCAGTTGCCTTATGACAATTGTCTCGCCAATTGGGATCTTATAAACTAGgctttagggccggtttccgagctcgggatttagctaagttctaccctttaaacagctggagtcagaaaattggctttccaaaacggggcgtagtcgaaatttttatgacagtagtcgcagttttcattttctcatttctataatattggaaacgtttcccttgaaaaaagtaaaaattctcaaatatttcaaaatagctaaaagtttacactattttctctttattttattttgtgttcaatttaattttttttttgtgtttaatttGGTAATTCTACTGAATTACAAAGATGAATAATTGTAacttaaaaatagaaaataggtaAGAATAGAactaaatttactaaaaatggaACAACCTGGAAAGACTCTATGACTcctacaattatttatttctttatttacaactagcaggtaacccgtgcaccgcaagggtctaactagtagttctgtgaacagtagacctcacgcagtattcttatccacaagtacttgattgaaactatagaccttatggaatacagcaatagactggcttctccacacatctgtgtaatcacttgtcagctgatttatgatgaataattctatagtctgattttcactctaatattggtgtatgaaggaggctcctttttccttttatattatccttgaaatgcaaaatttccaaaaaccttgtatatacgtcgacgcgcaattaaaaaaggaacatacctgtcaaatttcatgaaaatctattgctgcgtttcgccgtaaatgcgcaacatataaacattaagagaaatgcaaaaacttcgacttgaatcttagacctcacttcgctcggtcaataattaaaaacttgacctactgaaatcttgaagaattttgaataggcctataaccatcctcagtaaatcaagaatctatttcttTCAAGTCAATAGTCcagtagctcagacgtgatgatgtgtcattcgtaaATTTTCATCCCGTACGGTataagcatagccacctctaatacaaggccctggtctacgatattgcaacgtcgcagtgtaggcctagaatctaatacataattcgtgaaaaagatttaaaaaataccagctaatgttcttcaccaatcatgtattagattctaggcctacgctgcgacgttgcaatatcttAGGCCGGggtcttgtattagaggtggctatggtataagccaattctctcttttattattacctattttagataacaacaataattatgtaAACAAAATAATCGACCTAAACCGCATGAGCCAAATCCGAAATGATGAGCATTATTATTAACacagtactatagtgaggtcttcgttataatgacagtggagaaagataggagaacagtgttacCCTGCCTCTGCTTTTTAtataggatagctgataccagtatatctgatgtaatattaactgttcattcttgtataacaaaatcaattatattctatttgtcaagaaaaatatatatttctataattatataaataataaattacaataattgagattaaatattttgttgatcaattatatttctacattgttaaaaaccaatATGGCACCGTTGCAGAGTAGAAAATCTATTTTCTatcctagaaaaggatagcgatatcagctttgtcgaatgatagacaaggatagcaacaccaatgttaaccaaccattataacgtggacctcactatgcctgacaaataaaacaaaatactgtactcacattaaataaaatacttttgtgacaccgttaagtgggaggagtcTGTCTAACTgtgccaatggcaggcgttcatacccttgaccaatagcagtactcgcctactagtatacaTTCTGCtactcttgtatttagttttagtttatcagagattgacaatggtgtaacaaccgaaaccggtctttctaactatcaatagatctgtggtttttgacaatttcttagtatttttatttaatatgaataattaccacaatatcaacttctcatctACACAAAAAGTACTGTACTCACCTTGTTTTTAGCGTTTGTGGTTAATCTGACGGCAAGAACGGCCGGACTTTCAACTTGATCTGAATTCGCGAAAAGCATATCTTCAAACTGCGATAGATTACCGGGTGAACCtgaaaaaacatttgaataaacatTAAATCTTGTTCACAAATATATGATAGGTCATAGATTTACTAGAAGCTGTTAATTTATTGATCAATATCCTAAAGTTCTACATAAATGATTCAATTCTCGAAAATGTTTCATGATTTAAGTTGACAGAAGAATGAAAATCTGAAGACATCGAGCAAGAGTagtataactagtagttctgtgaacagtagacctcacgcagtattctcatccacaagtacctgattgaaactatagaccttatggaaatacagcaatagactggcttctccacacatctgtgtaatcacttgtcagctgatttatgatgaataattctataatctgatttttactctaatattggcgtatggagaaggctcctttttccttttatattatccttgaaatgcaaaatttccaaaaaaccttgtatatacgtcgacgcgcaattaaaaaaggaacatacctgtcaaatttcatgaaaatctattaccgcgtttcgccgtaaatgcgcaacatataaatatttaaacaaatagacatttaaacattaagagaaatgccaaactgtcgacttgaatcttagacctcacttatTACAATAGTAAATGAAGGGCACAGGGGAAAACGAACAATATTCTCAGCttggaaggagaaaaagaagatgaagaagaagagaagaagaagaagaagaaggaaacagATTTTTCCTCATGTGCTTTTCAAATACGTAAgagtatgatcacattggatgctctaaaggtgcgtacagatatacgcgccgcgaacatgagcaattcacttttaataagctgattatatctgtatttttacagaaacggtaagatacagatataaaaagcttggcatcagctgattgttgtgaattgctcattttcgcggcgcgtaaatctgtacgcacgtTTATGTGCAAGTGCATGGGTGATCATGCACGGCcaagcgcgcagatgagaaacaaaatgtggTAAGAGCAATGAGAACACTcgcactgaacgcgtgcacttgctggttgcgttcagtgtgagcagctacatgcaagtcacaacgtgtttcaatggctctTTCGCGATTTTGTttctcggctcatgcatgatcagcatgcacttgcacatacacgcatccaatgtgatcccACCCTAATCTCTAATAAGAAACCAACTTAGGAATATTACAGATAGAGATAATAAAGCTGGATTTCTACTTATCAGTATCAATGTATGTGTTTGGTagagtaaaaatattattcccatgGGTTTTAATGGGACTTTTCACTCAGCCCGGCCGgtcgagtatgaatagtcccattagaacatatgggaattatattttcactgtcactgacGTGTGTGAATCCAGCTGCCGTTTCAATGTCACGGAGGAAAAGCTGTACATGTACTGTACATGTTccgtacagtgaaaatataatcagGGTTCTaatgattatattttcattgtacGGAACATGTAGAGTACGCGACCGGTAGCATAGCAtccgtgactttgaaacggATTTATAGGCAAGATATGATTTGCGGGTAATATttacggctttgcaaaaacatcagacTTCAGAaaccctagatccctagatggaggaagctccctacacacagagattctttatgaatgagagagttgcaacgtatcaccaacaatgaaaagagcatgttgaacgaatgtcagctgataggctgtgttgtgctacAAGGACATAAttccaaaaagctccttgtgtatctttacggatgcaacaagttgcttttgagaagatacaaaagagaatCTGTTGCTTaaggaaagatacattaaagctccttgtgtatcttttcggatgcaacacgttgcttttgaggaGATACAAAGGaccatctgttgcttatggaaagatacatttccaaaaagttcgatgtttttgaacgggtagtattgtagtctagtagCCCTCCGCCGATaagcaaagctacaggacccggactgtacaTTGATATGTTTTCTGTACCGGTACTGGTTTGTTTGAATCCAGTTTAAATGAGTAGCTTGATTTTGAGAAGATTCAAAAAGGCAtctgttgcatccgaaaagatacactaGGAGCTTTAATGTTCAAcatgttgcttttgagaagatacaaaagagcatctgttacatatggaaagatacatttttataaatgttCGATGTTATTGAACGTGTAGTATTGTAGAGAAAACTTCAGAAGAAAGTTGAAATAGGTTTCTTTGAGTTtaaaaacaaaacttgtaaacaaTATTTACCTTGAATTCGAGAACCATAGCGGATCGCTCCTAGTTTTTTGTTAACATAGACCTCCACACGATAACGTTTCACCAGGAGAAGATCTTTGACGAAAGTCTCAACTGAGATTTATTGAGCACTAGGTAGTCCAGTTGCATATCAcctgtgaaaaatataaaattaattgtaatttttccatcgttctcattctcctttaaaatattcaattacattttatttatcaagaaattttatttttcaataatttcataatgagttttcataattaagataaaatattttgttaatcctattaaattaagcgagcaatttctgtatatctgtttatattttcttatctggttatctggttatttatgttcaacggatctcgaaaacgtctctaacgattttcacgcaATTgcgaacatagtaggtttatgatataaaaattcgattgcactaggtcttatccttgggaaaactcgctgaacgacaataaaaggataattcatccttagctgaaacagctgagactttcgacgtctgtggatagtaaaaagtgagcgagtggattctgtggaaaatcaaaatatcgcatctctcaaattcataagctgacgtatagccagctgtaaaatataa contains the following coding sequences:
- the LOC120356285 gene encoding DNA mismatch repair protein Msh2-like translates to MLFANSDQVESPAVLAVRLTTNAKNKIIGLASVDIPAHTMSLCEFPDDEHFSNLEAMVVQIGPKEVLIPAETSLEADKIKMIMERSGALVTVCKKSDFSTDNLVQDMNKLILFKEGQQQNANALPQMNLATATGALAALVKYLEVIHS